The Actinomyces lilanjuaniae genome segment GTCAGCGTCGTAGGCGCCCTCATACTGGTTGGCCGCCAGAGCGCCACCCCACAGGAAGCCGTCGGGGAACCGGGACGCAGTGCCCCGTGCGCCTGTCACTGTGTGTACCGCGGTGTCTGTCATGGTGTCCGTTGCCTTTCTTCTCTGTCTGCCTGCGCTTTTACGCAGTCTCTAGTGTCTCTGGCTGTCTGTGGCTGTCTCCGCACTGATGACTGTGCAGTGGTCTCACCGGCTCACGATGACGACGGGGTCCCCGGCACTCACCTCCTCCCCGACGGCAGAGGCGGTAACCTCCTTGTGCGCGGCCGTGTTGGTCACGAGCAGGGCTGTGACGGTGGAGTAGCCAGCAGCCTCGACCTTAGTGAGGTCGACACGGACCAGCTCCTGGCCCGCAACCACCCGCTGCCCCTTGCTGACCGATGTGGTGAAACCCTCACCCTTCATGTTGACGGTGTCGATGCCGATGTGGATGAGGACCTCGACGCCGTCATCGGTCCTGATGCCCACGGCATGCCCGGTGTCGGTGGTCGCTACCACCTCGCCGGCCACAGGTGCCACGACGGAGCCGTCGGCGGGGACGATCCCCGCGCCCTTGCCCATGACGCCGGAGGAGAAGACCGGGTCGGGGACGTCCTCCAGGGCGATGACCCGGCCGGGCACGGGAGCGGTGACGATGACGTCGACGTCGCCGGTGGTCTCGGCGGCATCCACGTCCAGGGCGCGCGGCGCGGCGGTGCCAGGTGCCTCGTCCCCGGTACCGGGCGCGGTACCGGCCTGCCCCGCGTCGTCACGGACCCCGAAGAAGTAGGTCAGTACGAAGGCCATGACGACAGCCACGACGACGCCGACGAGGAACAGCGGGACGTTGGGAGTCGCATCCATCCAGGCCGGCAGGCCGATGATGGAGGGGAAGACGCCCGCGGAGGTGGTCCTGGCTCCGGCCAGCGCACCAATGGCCCCGCCCACGGCGCCGCCGGCGATGCCGAAGTAGAGGGGCAGCCTGCGGGGCAGGTTGATGCCGTAGATGACCGGCTCGGTGACTCCGGCGAGGAAGCCGGAGACCGCGGCGGGGCCGGCGAGCTCGCGGGTCTTGGCGTCCCTGGAGCGCAGCATGACTGCCAGGCCGGCGGCGGCCTGGGCCAGGACGGGGGCCACGAGCGGACCGGTCATGACGGAGTAGCCGTTGGTGGTGATCTCCTGGGTCATGAGGGGGACGAAGCCCCAGTGCAGGCCGAAGATGACGAAGACCTGCCACAGGCCTCCCATGATGGCCCCTCCCAG includes the following:
- a CDS encoding beta-glucoside-specific PTS transporter subunit IIABC, with amino-acid sequence MAKTDYAALAPDLLTKVGGQDNVRSLAHCATRLRFVLKDESKADTEAVKATGGVVTVVQAGGQYQVVIGNDVPQAYAELMKILGPMGEEEDAPAERKNPLDAFISLVSGIISPMLWTLAGTGLFKAFLTMFTTLGWLAEDTDTYTVLYAASDAFMNFLPMVLAVTAARHFKANQFTSMAIAGALVYPSIIALNEAGGPHDFFGIPLVMMSYTSSVIPIIVAVWVQSHLERLFMRYIPSAFRNFMTPWLTVLIMVPLTLLTIGPATTYLADGIAGGVQWLFATVPLLGGAIMGGLWQVFVIFGLHWGFVPLMTQEITTNGYSVMTGPLVAPVLAQAAAGLAVMLRSRDAKTRELAGPAAVSGFLAGVTEPVIYGINLPRRLPLYFGIAGGAVGGAIGALAGARTTSAGVFPSIIGLPAWMDATPNVPLFLVGVVVAVVMAFVLTYFFGVRDDAGQAGTAPGTGDEAPGTAAPRALDVDAAETTGDVDVIVTAPVPGRVIALEDVPDPVFSSGVMGKGAGIVPADGSVVAPVAGEVVATTDTGHAVGIRTDDGVEVLIHIGIDTVNMKGEGFTTSVSKGQRVVAGQELVRVDLTKVEAAGYSTVTALLVTNTAAHKEVTASAVGEEVSAGDPVVIVSR